The proteins below are encoded in one region of Agelaius phoeniceus isolate bAgePho1 chromosome 35, bAgePho1.hap1, whole genome shotgun sequence:
- the BAZ2A gene encoding bromodomain adjacent to zinc finger domain protein 2A isoform X4 encodes METNNHLNFTGLSSAPAASGPKPTPASGDSPFAHSSPLSFPQQGKSLNGGMNVNGFSTVSHPGTSGTFSPGSAPAGAQPLRTYDCLWDYSPYTPAGGGGLKDGGGPPNLGQFPLNGVAGGSRPASPGHGTNLRATGQELWGNGTAGPMGLSFDSQELYDSFHEQSFELMQNGPEGFYATGQSSAVLSSDTQPFPLAPNEPEPSQGDAEGAAKEMPSTTTNTTSSTITENGGGLVGSQELEEAQPDLKICSYNGATATGTGSLGPEGARRCLGEASPIAPRLQDTHILSEDPLEPFESLARDPGTGDLYAMDDSQLVSDKSSLEEPPDLAASPPLHAGPFSLLPASPEPAPLLDAPGSPPALPGDNGELKSGDHAGLRDSGSLELDPPLEPDSPAPSAEEEEEEEEEEEEEEEEEAADSCPETSAAPGEGESEEPALLSASGAGDVPRRRIATQEEVRFPLQHGWRREVRIKKGNHRWQGETWYYGPCGKRMKQFPEVIKYLSRNMVQDVRREHFSFSPRMPVGDFYEERDTPEGVQWVKLSPEEIPGRIQAITGKRGRPRNAEKVKAKEPPATKRGRGRPPKVRMVDLLSKTDARLLKRLEAQEVLSEEDKLKMSKIKKKMRRKAKNKQKQEAKAPRTKEAKKKSKVKEKKGKPEKGKDKARPKEKKAKGARKADKGLLAQRRLEERRRQQLILEEMKKPTEDMCLGDHQPLPAFSRIPGLVLPSRAFSDCLTVVEFLQSYGKVLGLEPARDVPTLGALQEGLLGAAPGAGQLQDLLVRLLQAALCDPGLPPYCQSLKILGEKVSEISLNRDTVSEVLRCFLTAHGAGADLCEGLRTKPFQALPPELKASILVFLINELNSSALIISEIDKTLESMANYRKNKWIIEGRLRRLKVALAKKTGRPESEITGLEDGRRRRSSRLTEDVGLEMEEEEETRGRRSRREEEMDTSASSVPELERQIEKLAKRQMFFRKKLLHSSQTLRAASLGQDRFRRRYWVLPHLGGIFVEGAEAAEAVAQEPPEEKMSPLVSPVKEEPAAVPVASRTSCPTPASRARGRPRKSKEELAQHCQPCPVPINGVLEEPEPLGQSQHDLSQSAFLSWLSQTQSSLLKDSVLTPASSPGKGDTGLPEAPSDPMEEEEEEEEEERAPEVVAKRGPWFNLLPRTPCDDRAPLATSSAEPSPRAPAAPRSQSRGEPPKGSARQLNGLPSDDPTAPLLASTPVHAGPRAHGACPRSQGGLEKLQDVPGQPKRRGRPPTKFFKQMEQKYLTQLTEQPVPTEMQSGWWWLRDPEELEAVARALHPRGIREKALHKHLTKHKEFLREVCLRSTTDPIMTLTPFSPPQTPSSTLARTRPPPRCLGRPWLSGQCWTEPTRPTWACCSGWRSWSSASSWPTCRSGAGRVRARTRRGLT; translated from the exons ATGGAAACAAACAACCATTTGAACTTCACTGGCCTTTCCTCTGCACCCGCTGCCTCAGGACCGAAACCCACGCCTGCCTCAGGGGACTCCCCCTTCGCCCACAGCTCCCCGCTCAGCTTCCCCCAGCAAGGGAAAA GTCTGAACGGGGGCATGAATGTCAATGGCTTCTCTACTGTATCCCACCCCGGTACTTCAGGGACCTTCTCACCCGGCTCTGCTCCCGCCGGGGCCCAACCCCTCCGCACCTACGACTGCCTGTGGGACTACTCACCCTACACACCCGCCGGTGGTGGCGGCCTCAAGGACGGGGGAGGCCCTCCCAACCTCGGACAATTCCCCCTCAACGGCGTGGCCGGGGGGTCCCGGCCGGCCTCGCCGGGGCACGGCACCAACCTGCGGGCAAccgggcaggagctgtggggcaACGGCACCGCGGGGCCCATGGGGCTGAGCTTCGACTCGCAGGAGCTCTACGACTCCTTCCACGAGCAGAGCTTTGAGTTGATGCAGAACGGGCCCGAGGGATTCTACGCCACGGGTCAGTCCTCAGCCGTGCTGAGCTCGGACACGCAGCCCTTCCCGCTGGCTCCAAACgagccagagcccagccagggagaCGCCGAGGGTGCAGCCAAAGAGatgcccagcaccaccaccaacaccaccagcagcaccatcaCGGAGAACGGGGGTGGGCTGGtgggcagccaggagctggaggaggcacagccag ACCTGAAGATCTGCAGCTACAATGGGGCCACAGCCACTGGCACGGGGTCGCTGGGGCCGGAGGGGGCCCGCAGGTGCCTGGGGGAGGCATCACCCATTGCCCCGCGGCTGCAGGACACCCACATCCTCAGCGAGGACCCCCTGGAGCCCTTTGAGTCCCTGGCCAGAG ACCCCGGCACCGGCGACTTGTACGCGATGGACGACTCGCAGCTGGTGAGCGACAAGTCCTCCTTGGAGGAGCCCCCCGACCTGGCCGCCAGCCCCCCGCTCCACGCCGGCCCCTTCAGCCTGCTGCCCGCCAGCCCCGAGCCCGCCCCGCTGCTCGATGCCCCCggctcgccgcccgccctgcccg GCGACAACGGCGAGCTGAAGAGCGGCGACCACGCGGGGCTGCGGGACTCGGGGTCCCTGGAGCTCGACCCTCCGCTGGAGCCGGACTCTCCGGCCCCGTctgctgaagaggaggaggaggaggaggaggaagaagaagaggaggaggaggaggaggctgccgACAGCTGCCCGGAGACTTCGGCCGCGccgggagagggagagagcgaGGAGCCGGCCCTGCTGAGTGCCTCGGGGGCAG GTGATGTCCCTCGGCGGCGCATCGCCACGCAGGAGGAGGTGCGCTTCCCGCTGCAGCACGG GTGGAGGCGGGAGGTCCGGATCAAGAAGGGGAACCATCGCTGGCAGGGTGAGACCTGGTACTACGGCCCCTGCGGGAAGAGGATGAAGCAATTCCCGGAGGTCATCAAG tacCTGAGCAGGAACATGGTGCAGGACGTGCGGCGCGAGCACTTCAGCTTCAGCCCCCGCATGCCCGTGGGAGACTTCTACGAGGAGAGAGACACGCCAGag GGCGTGCAGTGGGTGAAGCTGAGCCCCGAGGAGATCCCCGGGCGCATCCAGGCCATCACGGGCAAGCGCGGCCGGCCCCGCAACGCCGAGAAGGTGAAAGCCAAGGAGCCCCCGGCCACCAAACGGGGCAGGGGCCGCCCGCCCAAGGTCAGGATGGTGGATTTGCTCAGCAAGACGGACGCACGGCTGCTGAAGAGGCTGGAAGCACAAG AGGTGCTCAGCGAGGAGGACAAGCTGAAAATGAGCaagatcaagaagaaaatgaggCGGAAG GCCAAGAACAAGCAGAAGCAGGAGGCCAAAGCTCCCAGGACCAAGGAGGCCAAGAAGAAATCCAAG GTCAAGGAGAAGAAGGGGAAGCCAGAGAAGGGCAAGGACAAGGCCAGGCCCAAGGAGAAGAAGGCCAAGGGAGCTCGGAAGGCAGACAAGGGGCTGCTGGCCCAGCGGCGCCTGGaggagcggcggcggcagcagctcATCCTGGAGGAGATGAAGAAACCCACCGAGGACATGTGCCTGGGGGACCACCag ccccttccagccttCTCCCGCATCCCGGGGCTGGTCCTGCCCAGCCGTGCCTTCTCCGACTGCCTGACGGTGGTGGAGTTCCTGCAGAGCTATGGgaaggtgctggggctggagccagcACGGGACGTGCCCACGCTGGGAGcgctgcaggaggggctgctgggggcgGCCCCCGGCGCGGGGCAGCTGCAGGACCTGCTGGTGAGGCTGCTGCAGGCGGCGCTCTGCGACCCGGGGCTGCCGCCCTActgccag TCCCTGAAGATCCTGGGGGAGAAAGTGTCGGAGATCAGCCTGAACAGGGACACGGTGTCGGAGGTGCTGCGCTGCTTCCTGACGGCACACGGGGCGGGCGCGGATCTGTGCGAGGGCCTGCGCACCAAACCCTTCCAGGCGCTGCCCCCCGAGCTCAAAGCCTCCATCCTGGTCTTCCTCATCAACGAGCTCAACAGCAGCGCCCTCATCATCAG TGAGATCGAcaagaccttggagagcatgGCCAACTACAGGAAGAACAAGTGGATCATTGAGGGGCGGCTGCGCAg GCTGAAGGTTGCCCTGGCCAAGAAGACAGGCCGTCCTGAGTCGGAGATCACGGGGCTGGAGGACGGGCGGCGCCGGCGCAGCTCCCGCCTGACCGAGGACGTGGGGctggagatggaggaggaggaggagacccGGGGGAGGAGATCCcgcagggaggaggag ATGGACACGTCTGCATCCAGCGTGCCGGAGCTGGAGCGGCAGATCGAGAAGCTGGCCAAG AGGCAGATGTTCTTCCGCAAGAAGCTGCTCCATTCCTCCCAGACCCTGCGTGCAGCCTCCCTGGGCCAGGACCGCTTCCGGAGGCGCTACTGGGTCCTGCCCCACCTGGGCGGAATCTTCGTGGAGGGCGCCGAGG CAGCTGAGGCGGTGGCTCAGGAGCCTCCTGAGGAGAAGATGTCGCCGCTGGTGTCGCCGGTGAAGGAGGAACCGGCTGCCGTGCCCGTTGCCAGCCGGACGAGCTGCCCGACCCCGGCCTCCCGTGCCCGTGGGAGGCCCCggaaaagcaaagaggagctggcccagcactgccagccctgccccgtgCCCATCAACGGCGTCCTGGAGGAGCCAGAGCCCCTGGGGCAGAGCCAGCACGACCTCAGCCAGTCGGCGttcctgtcctggctgagccAGACCCAGTCGTCCCTGCTCAAGGACTCGGTTCTCACCCcggccagcagccctggcaaaGGGGACACGGGGCTCCCCGAGGCCCCCTCGGACCCcatggaggaggaagaggaggaggaggaagaggagagagcCCCGGAGGTTGTGGCAAAGAGAGGGCCCTGGTTTAACCTGCTGCCCCGCACGCCTTGTGACGACCGAGCCCCCCTCGCTACCTCCTCGGCCGAGCCCTCGCCAcgagcccctgcagccccccgcAGCCAGAGCAGGGGGGAGCCCCCCAAGGGCTCAGCACGGCAG cTGAACGGCCTCCCCTCAGACGaccccacagctcccctgcTCGCTTCCACGCCGGTGCACGCCGGCCCCAGGGCCCACGGCGCCTGCCCCCGCAGCCAGGGCGGCCTGGAAAAGCTCCAGGACGTGCCAGGACAGCCCAAACGCCGAGGGAGACCCCCCACCAAATTCTTCAAGCAGATGGAGCAGAAATACCTGACGCAGCTGACGGAGCAGCCAGTGCCCACCG AGATGCAGAGTGGCTGGTGGTGGCTGAGGGACCCCGAGGAGCTGGAGGCTGTGGCACGGGCGCTGCACCCACGTGGCATCCGGGAGAAAGCCCTGCACAAGCACCTGACCAAGCACAAGGAGTTCCTGCGTGAGGTTTGCCTCAGGAGCACCACTG ACCCCATCATGACCCTGACACCATTCTCTCCTCCCCAGACCCCATCTTCCACCCTCGCCCGGACCCGGCCGCCACCGCGGTGTCTCGGGAGGCCCTGGCTCAGTGGTCAGTGCTGGACAGAGCCTACGAGACCGACCTGGGCGTGCTGCAGTgggtggaggagctggagcagcgcgTCCTCATGGCCGACCTGCAGATCCGG GGCTGGACGTGTCCGAGCCCGGACTCGACGAGGGCTGACCTGA
- the BAZ2A gene encoding bromodomain adjacent to zinc finger domain protein 2A isoform X3 yields METNNHLNFTGLSSAPAASGPKPTPASGDSPFAHSSPLSFPQQGKSLNGGMNVNGFSTVSHPGTSGTFSPGSAPAGAQPLRTYDCLWDYSPYTPAGGGGLKDGGGPPNLGQFPLNGVAGGSRPASPGHGTNLRATGQELWGNGTAGPMGLSFDSQELYDSFHEQSFELMQNGPEGFYATGQSSAVLSSDTQPFPLAPNEPEPSQGDAEGAAKEMPSTTTNTTSSTITENGGGLVGSQELEEAQPDLKICSYNGATATGTGSLGPEGARRCLGEASPIAPRLQDTHILSEDPLEPFESLARDPGTGDLYAMDDSQLVSDKSSLEEPPDLAASPPLHAGPFSLLPASPEPAPLLDAPGSPPALPGDNGELKSGDHAGLRDSGSLELDPPLEPDSPAPSAEEEEEEEEEEEEEEEEEAADSCPETSAAPGEGESEEPALLSASGAGDVPRRRIATQEEVRFPLQHGWRREVRIKKGNHRWQGETWYYGPCGKRMKQFPEVIKYLSRNMVQDVRREHFSFSPRMPVGDFYEERDTPEGVQWVKLSPEEIPGRIQAITGKRGRPRNAEKVKAKEPPATKRGRGRPPKVRMVDLLSKTDARLLKRLEAQEVLSEEDKLKMSKIKKKMRRKAKNKQKQEAKAPRTKEAKKKSKVKEKKGKPEKGKDKARPKEKKAKGARKADKGLLAQRRLEERRRQQLILEEMKKPTEDMCLGDHQPLPAFSRIPGLVLPSRAFSDCLTVVEFLQSYGKVLGLEPARDVPTLGALQEGLLGAAPGAGQLQDLLVRLLQAALCDPGLPPYCQSLKILGEKVSEISLNRDTVSEVLRCFLTAHGAGADLCEGLRTKPFQALPPELKASILVFLINELNSSALIISEIDKTLESMANYRKNKWIIEGRLRRLKVALAKKTGRPESEITGLEDGRRRRSSRLTEDVGLEMEEEEETRGRRSRREEEMDTSASSVPELERQIEKLAKRQMFFRKKLLHSSQTLRAASLGQDRFRRRYWVLPHLGGIFVEGAEAAEAVAQEPPEEKMSPLVSPVKEEPAAVPVASRTSCPTPASRARGRPRKSKEELAQHCQPCPVPINGVLEEPEPLGQSQHDLSQSAFLSWLSQTQSSLLKDSVLTPASSPGKGDTGLPEAPSDPMEEEEEEEEEERAPEVVAKRGPWFNLLPRTPCDDRAPLATSSAEPSPRAPAAPRSQSRGEPPKGSARQLNGLPSDDPTAPLLASTPVHAGPRAHGACPRSQGGLEKLQDVPGQPKRRGRPPTKFFKQMEQKYLTQLTEQPVPTEMQSGWWWLRDPEELEAVARALHPRGIREKALHKHLTKHKEFLREVCLRSTTDPIFPLCSGMWLCCLSPILDPIFSSPDPIVCQDVSLLPDSLFSSPDPIMSQVVSLLPDPIFSSLDPYLFPLSQNGFLLPDPLFSSPDPIMSQDVALLPVPHS; encoded by the exons ATGGAAACAAACAACCATTTGAACTTCACTGGCCTTTCCTCTGCACCCGCTGCCTCAGGACCGAAACCCACGCCTGCCTCAGGGGACTCCCCCTTCGCCCACAGCTCCCCGCTCAGCTTCCCCCAGCAAGGGAAAA GTCTGAACGGGGGCATGAATGTCAATGGCTTCTCTACTGTATCCCACCCCGGTACTTCAGGGACCTTCTCACCCGGCTCTGCTCCCGCCGGGGCCCAACCCCTCCGCACCTACGACTGCCTGTGGGACTACTCACCCTACACACCCGCCGGTGGTGGCGGCCTCAAGGACGGGGGAGGCCCTCCCAACCTCGGACAATTCCCCCTCAACGGCGTGGCCGGGGGGTCCCGGCCGGCCTCGCCGGGGCACGGCACCAACCTGCGGGCAAccgggcaggagctgtggggcaACGGCACCGCGGGGCCCATGGGGCTGAGCTTCGACTCGCAGGAGCTCTACGACTCCTTCCACGAGCAGAGCTTTGAGTTGATGCAGAACGGGCCCGAGGGATTCTACGCCACGGGTCAGTCCTCAGCCGTGCTGAGCTCGGACACGCAGCCCTTCCCGCTGGCTCCAAACgagccagagcccagccagggagaCGCCGAGGGTGCAGCCAAAGAGatgcccagcaccaccaccaacaccaccagcagcaccatcaCGGAGAACGGGGGTGGGCTGGtgggcagccaggagctggaggaggcacagccag ACCTGAAGATCTGCAGCTACAATGGGGCCACAGCCACTGGCACGGGGTCGCTGGGGCCGGAGGGGGCCCGCAGGTGCCTGGGGGAGGCATCACCCATTGCCCCGCGGCTGCAGGACACCCACATCCTCAGCGAGGACCCCCTGGAGCCCTTTGAGTCCCTGGCCAGAG ACCCCGGCACCGGCGACTTGTACGCGATGGACGACTCGCAGCTGGTGAGCGACAAGTCCTCCTTGGAGGAGCCCCCCGACCTGGCCGCCAGCCCCCCGCTCCACGCCGGCCCCTTCAGCCTGCTGCCCGCCAGCCCCGAGCCCGCCCCGCTGCTCGATGCCCCCggctcgccgcccgccctgcccg GCGACAACGGCGAGCTGAAGAGCGGCGACCACGCGGGGCTGCGGGACTCGGGGTCCCTGGAGCTCGACCCTCCGCTGGAGCCGGACTCTCCGGCCCCGTctgctgaagaggaggaggaggaggaggaggaagaagaagaggaggaggaggaggaggctgccgACAGCTGCCCGGAGACTTCGGCCGCGccgggagagggagagagcgaGGAGCCGGCCCTGCTGAGTGCCTCGGGGGCAG GTGATGTCCCTCGGCGGCGCATCGCCACGCAGGAGGAGGTGCGCTTCCCGCTGCAGCACGG GTGGAGGCGGGAGGTCCGGATCAAGAAGGGGAACCATCGCTGGCAGGGTGAGACCTGGTACTACGGCCCCTGCGGGAAGAGGATGAAGCAATTCCCGGAGGTCATCAAG tacCTGAGCAGGAACATGGTGCAGGACGTGCGGCGCGAGCACTTCAGCTTCAGCCCCCGCATGCCCGTGGGAGACTTCTACGAGGAGAGAGACACGCCAGag GGCGTGCAGTGGGTGAAGCTGAGCCCCGAGGAGATCCCCGGGCGCATCCAGGCCATCACGGGCAAGCGCGGCCGGCCCCGCAACGCCGAGAAGGTGAAAGCCAAGGAGCCCCCGGCCACCAAACGGGGCAGGGGCCGCCCGCCCAAGGTCAGGATGGTGGATTTGCTCAGCAAGACGGACGCACGGCTGCTGAAGAGGCTGGAAGCACAAG AGGTGCTCAGCGAGGAGGACAAGCTGAAAATGAGCaagatcaagaagaaaatgaggCGGAAG GCCAAGAACAAGCAGAAGCAGGAGGCCAAAGCTCCCAGGACCAAGGAGGCCAAGAAGAAATCCAAG GTCAAGGAGAAGAAGGGGAAGCCAGAGAAGGGCAAGGACAAGGCCAGGCCCAAGGAGAAGAAGGCCAAGGGAGCTCGGAAGGCAGACAAGGGGCTGCTGGCCCAGCGGCGCCTGGaggagcggcggcggcagcagctcATCCTGGAGGAGATGAAGAAACCCACCGAGGACATGTGCCTGGGGGACCACCag ccccttccagccttCTCCCGCATCCCGGGGCTGGTCCTGCCCAGCCGTGCCTTCTCCGACTGCCTGACGGTGGTGGAGTTCCTGCAGAGCTATGGgaaggtgctggggctggagccagcACGGGACGTGCCCACGCTGGGAGcgctgcaggaggggctgctgggggcgGCCCCCGGCGCGGGGCAGCTGCAGGACCTGCTGGTGAGGCTGCTGCAGGCGGCGCTCTGCGACCCGGGGCTGCCGCCCTActgccag TCCCTGAAGATCCTGGGGGAGAAAGTGTCGGAGATCAGCCTGAACAGGGACACGGTGTCGGAGGTGCTGCGCTGCTTCCTGACGGCACACGGGGCGGGCGCGGATCTGTGCGAGGGCCTGCGCACCAAACCCTTCCAGGCGCTGCCCCCCGAGCTCAAAGCCTCCATCCTGGTCTTCCTCATCAACGAGCTCAACAGCAGCGCCCTCATCATCAG TGAGATCGAcaagaccttggagagcatgGCCAACTACAGGAAGAACAAGTGGATCATTGAGGGGCGGCTGCGCAg GCTGAAGGTTGCCCTGGCCAAGAAGACAGGCCGTCCTGAGTCGGAGATCACGGGGCTGGAGGACGGGCGGCGCCGGCGCAGCTCCCGCCTGACCGAGGACGTGGGGctggagatggaggaggaggaggagacccGGGGGAGGAGATCCcgcagggaggaggag ATGGACACGTCTGCATCCAGCGTGCCGGAGCTGGAGCGGCAGATCGAGAAGCTGGCCAAG AGGCAGATGTTCTTCCGCAAGAAGCTGCTCCATTCCTCCCAGACCCTGCGTGCAGCCTCCCTGGGCCAGGACCGCTTCCGGAGGCGCTACTGGGTCCTGCCCCACCTGGGCGGAATCTTCGTGGAGGGCGCCGAGG CAGCTGAGGCGGTGGCTCAGGAGCCTCCTGAGGAGAAGATGTCGCCGCTGGTGTCGCCGGTGAAGGAGGAACCGGCTGCCGTGCCCGTTGCCAGCCGGACGAGCTGCCCGACCCCGGCCTCCCGTGCCCGTGGGAGGCCCCggaaaagcaaagaggagctggcccagcactgccagccctgccccgtgCCCATCAACGGCGTCCTGGAGGAGCCAGAGCCCCTGGGGCAGAGCCAGCACGACCTCAGCCAGTCGGCGttcctgtcctggctgagccAGACCCAGTCGTCCCTGCTCAAGGACTCGGTTCTCACCCcggccagcagccctggcaaaGGGGACACGGGGCTCCCCGAGGCCCCCTCGGACCCcatggaggaggaagaggaggaggaggaagaggagagagcCCCGGAGGTTGTGGCAAAGAGAGGGCCCTGGTTTAACCTGCTGCCCCGCACGCCTTGTGACGACCGAGCCCCCCTCGCTACCTCCTCGGCCGAGCCCTCGCCAcgagcccctgcagccccccgcAGCCAGAGCAGGGGGGAGCCCCCCAAGGGCTCAGCACGGCAG cTGAACGGCCTCCCCTCAGACGaccccacagctcccctgcTCGCTTCCACGCCGGTGCACGCCGGCCCCAGGGCCCACGGCGCCTGCCCCCGCAGCCAGGGCGGCCTGGAAAAGCTCCAGGACGTGCCAGGACAGCCCAAACGCCGAGGGAGACCCCCCACCAAATTCTTCAAGCAGATGGAGCAGAAATACCTGACGCAGCTGACGGAGCAGCCAGTGCCCACCG AGATGCAGAGTGGCTGGTGGTGGCTGAGGGACCCCGAGGAGCTGGAGGCTGTGGCACGGGCGCTGCACCCACGTGGCATCCGGGAGAAAGCCCTGCACAAGCACCTGACCAAGCACAAGGAGTTCCTGCGTGAGGTTTGCCTCAGGAGCACCACTG ACCCCATCTTCCCCTTGTGTTCTGGGAtgtggctctgctgcctgtccccCATCCTTGACcccattttctcctctccagACCCCATTGTCTGCCAGGATGTGTCTCTCCTCCCTGActcccttttctcctctccagacCCCATCATGTCCCAGGTTGTGTCTCTCCTCCCTGACCCCATTTTCTCCTCTCTAGACCCCTATCTTTTCCCTCTGTCCCAGAATGGGTTTCTCCTCCCTGACccccttttctcctctccagacCCCATCATGTCCCAGGAtgtggctctgctgcctgtccccCATTCCTGA